The proteins below come from a single Salinilacihabitans rarus genomic window:
- a CDS encoding NAD(P)/FAD-dependent oxidoreductase, which yields MHVVIVGGGIVGTAVAARLAGEGRDHAVTLLERSALGAETTAASAGMVLRASTDPTPLDAGLRGHARKRYDALREAGDLDADPVGALYVAEGDAYAEKLEAAAASLRERGVRASYRSADGLTDLGVAAGVGRGGLYVPDDLAFEPTEIVDVLAARARARGADLRTGVEVTDVRVRDGRVVGVETDDGRIDADYVVNAAGPWAPDLNERVGVSLPLCHTLGPMVELEADRPVEAPFTILESRRYVRPVGERGAYVGEFLTEYVEGQRYDPPDLRLPPAFRQAVDEVDGIVPALAGATPVDEWAGLRTVTPDGWPIVGETATPGYLVACGPTGLGITLAPVLADVVAATIEAREPPEIVAEAGRRLAPDRF from the coding sequence ATGCACGTCGTCATCGTGGGCGGGGGAATCGTCGGGACGGCCGTCGCGGCGCGACTCGCCGGGGAGGGCCGCGACCACGCGGTCACCCTGCTCGAACGCTCGGCACTCGGCGCGGAGACGACCGCCGCCTCCGCGGGGATGGTCCTGCGGGCCTCGACGGACCCGACGCCGCTCGACGCCGGCCTCCGCGGGCACGCCCGGAAGCGTTACGACGCGCTCCGCGAGGCGGGCGACCTCGACGCCGACCCGGTCGGGGCGCTGTACGTCGCCGAGGGCGACGCCTACGCCGAGAAACTCGAAGCCGCCGCCGCGTCGCTGCGCGAGCGCGGGGTGCGGGCGTCGTACCGCTCGGCCGACGGGCTGACCGACCTCGGGGTCGCGGCCGGCGTCGGCCGCGGCGGCCTGTACGTGCCCGACGACCTCGCGTTCGAGCCGACCGAAATCGTCGACGTCCTCGCGGCCCGCGCGCGGGCCCGGGGCGCCGACCTGCGGACCGGCGTCGAGGTGACCGACGTCCGCGTTCGCGACGGGCGCGTCGTCGGCGTCGAGACCGACGACGGCCGGATCGACGCCGACTACGTCGTGAACGCCGCCGGACCGTGGGCGCCCGACCTGAACGAGCGCGTCGGCGTCTCGCTGCCGCTGTGTCACACCCTCGGCCCGATGGTCGAACTCGAGGCCGACCGGCCGGTCGAGGCGCCGTTCACGATCCTCGAGTCCCGGCGGTACGTCCGCCCGGTCGGCGAGCGGGGCGCCTACGTCGGGGAGTTCCTGACCGAGTACGTCGAGGGCCAGCGGTACGACCCGCCGGACCTCCGACTCCCGCCGGCGTTCCGGCAGGCGGTCGACGAGGTGGACGGAATCGTGCCGGCGCTCGCGGGCGCCACGCCGGTCGACGAGTGGGCCGGCCTCCGGACGGTGACGCCGGACGGCTGGCCCATCGTCGGCGAGACGGCGACCCCCGGCTACCTCGTCGCCTGCGGACCGACCGGACTCGGGATCACGCTCGCGCCGGTGCTCGCGGACGTCGTCGCGGCGACGATCGAAGCGAGGGAGCCCCCGGAAATCGTCGCCGAGGCGGGACGGCGACTCGCGCCCGACCGGTTCTGA
- a CDS encoding SAM-dependent methyltransferase: MSLRLFEIAEADRRIQNPFTEEKLLLLGEICDASADTEVLDLACGKGELLCRWAVRYGAAGTGVDLHDAFVADARARAAELDVADRVAFVQGDASEYDVAAHDVDVASCIGASWIGGGLVGTLRLLEAAAADDESLLLVGEPYWTEEPPSEAVEALADGDRDRYGTLIETLDRAEAGGYELVEMVIADRDAWDRYEATQWKTVDDWLRAHPDDPDADALRRHRDENRRTYLRYGRRYFGWGVFVFRSAR; encoded by the coding sequence ATGAGTTTGCGACTGTTCGAAATCGCCGAAGCCGACCGCCGGATCCAGAACCCGTTCACCGAGGAGAAACTGCTGCTTCTGGGGGAGATCTGTGACGCCTCCGCGGACACCGAGGTACTCGACCTCGCCTGTGGCAAGGGGGAACTGCTCTGTCGGTGGGCCGTACGGTACGGCGCCGCCGGGACCGGCGTGGACCTCCACGACGCGTTCGTGGCGGACGCGCGGGCGCGGGCCGCGGAACTCGACGTCGCCGACCGGGTCGCGTTCGTGCAGGGGGACGCGAGCGAGTACGACGTCGCGGCCCACGACGTCGACGTGGCGAGTTGCATCGGCGCGAGCTGGATCGGGGGCGGGCTCGTCGGCACGCTGCGACTCCTCGAAGCGGCCGCCGCGGACGACGAGAGCCTCCTCCTCGTCGGGGAGCCGTACTGGACCGAGGAGCCGCCGTCGGAGGCCGTCGAGGCGCTCGCGGACGGCGACCGGGACCGGTACGGAACCCTGATCGAGACCCTCGACCGGGCCGAGGCGGGCGGCTACGAACTCGTCGAGATGGTCATCGCGGACCGGGACGCGTGGGACCGGTACGAGGCGACCCAGTGGAAGACCGTCGACGACTGGCTCCGGGCACACCCCGACGACCCCGACGCCGACGCCCTCCGGCGACACCGCGACGAGAACCGCCGGACGTACCTGCGCTACGGCCGGCGGTACTTCGGCTGGGGCGTCTTCGTCTTCCGCAGCGCGCGGTGA
- a CDS encoding PAS domain-containing protein encodes MIRRSIPVVDRVGDPFFALDTDFRFTYLNGRAEALLDRPRGELIGRVMWDEFPETVETQFPDGFYRAMDEQVPVSFEVYHTPLETWFEARAFPAENGLSVYMRDVTERKQRRIELARHAAVVEAVNDGVVTLDRNSRIVSLNDAIRSVLELDGEDVVGEHVETLIDRASIGAADAVEIGRAINEVEIGNATYRKLEIPFVDAEGTERVGELRVVPIDYGKATVAGVARDVTERHEYERVVTSLHEITRWLLGSDDPEEICAIAVHAGSDLLGLPISGVWLLDDERGALEPVAGTAGAYEEFGGLPRFTSGDSLVWNVFEAGEIERYDDLHAVDGAYNPGTPIRSEIIAPIGTHGVLMTGSLEPHEFDETDVDLVSTLVENTRAALDRAARERVLRERTRELERQTDRLEVVAEILSTDLAEQLDAVAAALEDDGSDDEWEFPFAEDDVESTLDRTERLLDDVREFARNATAVGLRSRIDLESAIEEAVAASRLENPRIVVEESATLRADPDRFARLLESILDDAAARADGTVTIQVGLLGFEEPVDGSRGFFLLDDAAEIPPTDRERVLDPAAATDDAADGFGLGLGLARAIADAHDWTLSVAGGDRGGTRIEIRDVTTLERR; translated from the coding sequence GTGATCCGCCGCTCGATCCCGGTCGTCGACCGGGTGGGCGACCCCTTCTTCGCGCTCGACACCGACTTCCGGTTCACCTACCTCAACGGCCGCGCGGAGGCACTGCTCGACCGCCCCCGGGGGGAACTGATCGGCCGCGTCATGTGGGACGAGTTCCCCGAGACGGTCGAGACGCAGTTCCCCGACGGCTTCTACCGCGCAATGGACGAACAGGTTCCCGTCTCCTTCGAGGTGTACCACACACCTCTGGAGACGTGGTTCGAGGCCCGCGCGTTCCCCGCCGAGAACGGCCTCTCGGTCTACATGCGCGACGTCACCGAGCGCAAGCAGCGCCGGATCGAACTCGCCCGCCACGCCGCGGTCGTCGAGGCGGTCAACGACGGCGTCGTCACGCTCGACCGCAACAGCCGCATCGTCTCGCTCAACGACGCCATCCGGAGCGTCCTCGAACTCGACGGCGAGGACGTCGTCGGCGAACACGTCGAGACGCTCATCGACCGGGCGTCGATCGGCGCCGCCGACGCCGTCGAGATCGGCCGGGCGATCAACGAGGTCGAGATCGGCAACGCCACCTACCGCAAACTCGAGATCCCGTTCGTCGACGCCGAGGGAACCGAACGCGTCGGCGAACTCCGGGTCGTCCCGATCGACTACGGGAAGGCGACCGTCGCCGGCGTCGCCCGCGACGTCACCGAACGCCACGAGTACGAGCGCGTGGTCACCTCCCTGCACGAGATCACCCGCTGGCTGCTCGGCTCGGACGACCCCGAGGAGATCTGCGCCATCGCCGTCCACGCGGGCAGCGACCTCCTCGGATTGCCGATCAGCGGCGTCTGGCTGCTCGACGACGAGCGCGGCGCGCTCGAACCCGTCGCCGGCACCGCCGGCGCCTACGAGGAGTTCGGCGGCCTCCCCCGCTTTACCTCCGGCGACAGCCTCGTCTGGAACGTCTTCGAGGCCGGCGAGATCGAGCGCTACGACGACCTCCACGCCGTCGACGGCGCCTACAACCCCGGGACGCCGATCCGCTCGGAGATCATCGCCCCGATCGGCACCCACGGCGTGCTCATGACGGGGTCGCTCGAACCCCACGAGTTCGACGAGACCGACGTCGACCTCGTCTCGACGCTCGTCGAGAACACGCGCGCGGCCCTCGACCGCGCCGCCCGCGAGCGGGTCCTCCGGGAGCGCACGCGCGAACTCGAGCGCCAGACCGACCGCCTCGAGGTCGTCGCGGAGATCCTCTCGACGGACCTCGCCGAGCAACTCGACGCCGTCGCCGCCGCGCTGGAGGACGACGGCTCCGACGACGAGTGGGAGTTCCCGTTCGCCGAGGACGACGTCGAGTCGACGCTCGACCGCACCGAGCGCCTCCTCGACGACGTCCGCGAGTTCGCCCGGAACGCGACCGCCGTCGGCCTCCGGTCCCGGATCGACCTCGAGTCGGCGATCGAGGAGGCCGTCGCGGCCTCCCGGCTCGAGAACCCCCGGATCGTCGTCGAGGAGTCCGCGACCCTCCGGGCCGACCCCGACCGGTTCGCCCGCCTGCTGGAGTCGATCCTCGACGACGCGGCGGCCCGCGCCGACGGGACGGTCACGATTCAGGTCGGCCTCCTCGGCTTCGAGGAACCCGTCGACGGCTCGCGCGGCTTCTTCCTGCTCGACGACGCCGCCGAGATTCCCCCCACCGACCGCGAACGCGTCCTCGACCCCGCGGCCGCGACCGACGACGCCGCCGACGGCTTCGGGCTCGGACTCGGCCTCGCGCGGGCCATCGCCGACGCTCACGACTGGACGCTCTCGGTGGCCGGCGGCGACCGCGGCGGGACGAGAATAGAGATCAGGGACGTGACGACGCTCGAACGCCGCTGA
- a CDS encoding aminotransferase class I/II-fold pyridoxal phosphate-dependent enzyme, with protein sequence MTLEPSERVRAVPPSGIRRFFEIAEERDDVISLGVGEPDFSTPWAARDAAIHSLERGRTSYTANRGMADLRESIAAYVDDRFDLAYDPGEEIIVTAGASEAVDLAFRAFVDPGDVVAISQPSYISYEPGVTFAGGEVLPVPTREEDEFRLTVDALEAAGAADADALVLCYPNNPTGAVMDRGDLASVAEFAREHDLAVFSDEIYAELTYEGEHASIATFEGLRERTVVFNGFSKAYAMTGLRLGYALAPAEAVTAMNRVHQYGMLSAPTTAQHAALEALDSCDGDVREMVDAYDRRRRFVISRFREIGMPCFEARGAFYVFPEVPDGWTAEAFAEELLREEGVAVVPGDVFGTGGEGHLRVSYATGLEELREALARIESFLDERV encoded by the coding sequence ATGACGCTCGAACCGTCCGAACGGGTCCGGGCGGTGCCGCCGTCGGGCATCCGCCGGTTCTTCGAGATCGCCGAGGAGCGCGACGACGTGATCTCGCTGGGCGTCGGCGAACCCGACTTCTCGACGCCGTGGGCCGCCCGCGACGCCGCGATCCACTCGCTTGAGCGCGGGCGGACCTCCTACACCGCCAACCGCGGGATGGCCGACCTCCGCGAGTCGATCGCGGCCTACGTCGACGACCGCTTCGACCTCGCGTACGATCCCGGCGAGGAGATCATCGTCACCGCGGGCGCGAGCGAGGCCGTCGACCTCGCGTTCCGGGCGTTCGTCGATCCCGGCGACGTCGTGGCGATTTCCCAGCCGTCGTACATCTCCTACGAGCCGGGGGTCACCTTCGCGGGCGGCGAGGTCCTGCCCGTGCCCACCCGCGAGGAAGACGAGTTCCGGCTAACCGTCGACGCGCTGGAGGCCGCGGGCGCGGCCGACGCCGACGCCCTCGTGCTCTGTTACCCGAACAACCCGACCGGCGCGGTGATGGACCGCGGGGACCTCGCCTCGGTCGCCGAGTTCGCCCGCGAGCACGACCTCGCGGTGTTCTCCGACGAGATCTACGCCGAACTCACCTACGAGGGCGAGCACGCCTCGATCGCGACGTTCGAGGGGCTACGCGAGCGGACGGTCGTCTTCAACGGCTTCTCGAAGGCGTACGCGATGACGGGCCTGCGGCTTGGCTACGCCCTCGCGCCCGCCGAGGCGGTGACGGCGATGAACCGCGTCCACCAGTACGGGATGCTCTCGGCGCCGACGACCGCCCAGCACGCGGCCCTGGAGGCGCTCGACTCCTGCGACGGCGACGTCCGGGAGATGGTCGACGCCTACGACCGGCGCCGGCGGTTCGTCATCTCGCGGTTCCGCGAGATCGGCATGCCCTGTTTCGAGGCCCGCGGCGCCTTCTACGTCTTCCCCGAGGTGCCCGACGGCTGGACCGCCGAGGCGTTCGCCGAGGAACTGCTGCGCGAGGAGGGCGTCGCCGTCGTGCCGGGCGACGTCTTCGGCACCGGCGGCGAGGGCCACCTCCGGGTCTCGTACGCGACCGGCCTCGAAGAGTTGCGCGAGGCGCTCGCCCGGATCGAGTCGTTCCTCGACGAGCGCGTCTGA
- a CDS encoding GNAT family N-acetyltransferase, with amino-acid sequence MVEYRPVPEAERETFHEYASYAFSPEDGPPEYDPEELPELAKLGAMRGLYEDGAPDDDPLCVCKHYWFDARVRGDVHPSPGLSAVASPPENRRDGHVRRMLAASLEEYRERGARFSVLWPFRYRFYRRLGWDTCNKRTTYECEPEALSFAADEAGDAGRYLKVGADDYERLVPAYEAHAADYELSLVRDDEWWRHRVFTGWEKDPFVYAWERDGEVRGYLVYTIDGDWGDRTMRVRELGFVDREAYLALLAFCHDHDSQVSTVKLGAPAESTLLDLAPDPEEIDCEVETGPMARLVDVAETLAALSYPAVDARVTLAVEDPLVDWNDGAFALAVTDGAATCRRADDADPDPDARVDVGALSQLAVGYRSARALERSGRLDADAETTATLDRLLPGRPVYLREGF; translated from the coding sequence ATGGTCGAGTACCGTCCCGTTCCCGAGGCGGAGCGGGAGACCTTCCACGAGTACGCGAGCTACGCGTTCAGCCCGGAGGACGGCCCGCCGGAGTACGACCCCGAGGAGCTACCGGAACTGGCGAAACTCGGCGCCATGCGGGGGCTGTACGAGGACGGCGCGCCGGACGACGACCCGCTGTGTGTCTGCAAACACTACTGGTTCGACGCCCGCGTCCGCGGCGACGTCCACCCGTCGCCCGGGCTCTCGGCGGTCGCCTCCCCGCCGGAGAACCGCCGCGACGGCCACGTCCGGCGGATGCTCGCCGCCTCGCTGGAGGAGTACCGCGAGCGCGGCGCCCGCTTTTCGGTCCTCTGGCCGTTTCGCTACCGCTTCTACCGGCGGCTGGGCTGGGACACCTGCAACAAGCGCACGACCTACGAGTGCGAACCGGAGGCACTGTCGTTCGCCGCCGACGAGGCCGGCGACGCCGGCCGGTACCTGAAAGTCGGGGCCGACGACTACGAGCGACTCGTCCCCGCCTACGAGGCCCACGCGGCCGACTACGAACTCTCGCTCGTCCGCGACGACGAGTGGTGGCGCCACCGCGTCTTCACCGGCTGGGAGAAAGACCCGTTCGTCTACGCCTGGGAGCGCGACGGCGAGGTCCGTGGCTACCTCGTCTACACCATCGACGGCGACTGGGGCGACCGGACGATGCGCGTGCGCGAACTCGGGTTCGTCGACCGCGAGGCGTACCTCGCGCTGCTCGCGTTCTGTCACGACCACGACTCGCAGGTGTCGACGGTCAAACTCGGCGCGCCGGCGGAGTCGACCCTGCTCGACCTCGCGCCCGACCCCGAGGAGATCGACTGCGAGGTCGAGACCGGGCCGATGGCCCGACTCGTCGACGTCGCCGAGACGCTGGCGGCGCTCTCGTACCCCGCGGTCGACGCGCGCGTCACGCTCGCCGTCGAGGACCCGCTGGTCGACTGGAACGACGGCGCCTTCGCGCTCGCGGTGACCGACGGCGCGGCGACCTGCCGCCGGGCGGACGACGCCGATCCGGACCCGGACGCGCGGGTCGACGTCGGCGCGCTCTCGCAACTCGCCGTCGGCTACCGCTCCGCCCGCGCTCTCGAACGGAGCGGTCGACTCGACGCCGACGCGGAGACGACGGCGACGCTCGACCGACTGCTCCCCGGGCGGCCGGTCTACCTCCGGGAGGGCTTCTAG
- a CDS encoding thioredoxin family protein — protein sequence MVLKESESALDAGDPAPDFELEGADGETYGLDSFADHEALLVVFTCNHCPYAKAKVDLLNELAAEYDDVAVVGINPNDAEEYPEDSLERMRELVADGTVAYDAYLRDDSQEVAAAYGAVCTPDPFLFAAEDGEFRLVYQGRLDDALNPDDEPTRFHVREAIEAVLAGEAVDLEWKPSQGCSIKWRED from the coding sequence ATGGTGTTGAAAGAATCCGAATCCGCGCTCGATGCGGGCGACCCCGCGCCCGACTTCGAACTCGAAGGAGCCGACGGCGAGACGTACGGTCTCGACTCGTTCGCCGACCACGAGGCGCTGCTGGTCGTGTTCACCTGCAACCACTGCCCGTACGCGAAGGCGAAAGTCGACCTCCTGAACGAACTGGCGGCCGAGTACGACGACGTCGCCGTGGTCGGGATCAACCCGAACGACGCCGAGGAGTACCCCGAGGACTCCCTCGAACGGATGCGCGAACTCGTCGCCGACGGCACGGTCGCCTACGACGCCTACCTCCGCGACGATTCTCAGGAGGTGGCGGCGGCCTACGGCGCCGTCTGTACGCCGGATCCGTTCCTCTTCGCGGCGGAGGACGGCGAGTTCCGGCTGGTCTATCAGGGGCGGCTGGACGACGCGCTCAACCCCGACGACGAGCCGACGCGGTTCCACGTCCGGGAGGCCATCGAGGCCGTCCTCGCGGGCGAGGCGGTCGACCTCGAGTGGAAGCCCTCGCAGGGCTGTTCGATCAAGTGGCGGGAGGACTGA
- a CDS encoding NADH:flavin oxidoreductase/NADH oxidase, with protein MTDLFSSLRLRDCEVPNRIAVSPMCQYSCDDRDGMPTEWHRVHLGSRAVGGAGLVLTEATAVEPRGRISTHDLGIWSDEHAAALEPTVAFLREQGAVPGVQLAHAGHKASKNRPWDGNEPLSPDEGGWEALSPSPGAYPFDAAPAMRKADLEDVQTVIEAFRDAARRSLDAGFEVAEVHAAHGYLLHEFLSPATNRREDEYGGSFENRTRLVREVTAAVREVWPDDKPVFVRISGTDWLPDRESWDIEQSIRLAGDLADLGVDLIDVSSGGIHPDQRAPTGPNYQVPLAEAVRERVGDEVAVGAVGGVTEPEQADALVRNGRADLVLVGREFLRDPYFPLRAADRLDSEDPEWPVQYRRAVR; from the coding sequence ATGACCGACCTGTTCTCCTCGCTGCGACTGCGCGACTGCGAGGTCCCCAACCGGATCGCCGTCTCGCCGATGTGCCAGTACTCCTGTGACGACCGCGACGGGATGCCCACGGAGTGGCACCGCGTCCACCTCGGCAGCCGCGCCGTCGGCGGCGCCGGCCTCGTCCTGACCGAGGCGACGGCCGTCGAGCCCCGCGGGCGCATCTCGACGCACGACCTCGGCATCTGGAGCGACGAGCACGCCGCCGCGCTCGAACCGACCGTCGCGTTCCTCCGCGAGCAGGGCGCCGTGCCGGGGGTCCAGCTCGCCCACGCGGGCCACAAGGCGAGCAAGAACCGCCCGTGGGACGGCAACGAGCCGCTCTCGCCGGACGAGGGCGGCTGGGAGGCCCTCTCGCCCTCCCCCGGGGCCTACCCGTTCGACGCCGCGCCGGCGATGCGGAAGGCCGACCTCGAAGACGTCCAGACCGTGATCGAGGCGTTCCGCGACGCCGCGCGGCGGTCGCTCGACGCCGGCTTCGAGGTCGCCGAGGTCCACGCCGCCCACGGCTACCTCCTCCACGAGTTCCTCTCGCCGGCCACGAACCGCCGCGAGGACGAGTACGGCGGCAGCTTCGAGAACCGCACCCGGCTGGTCCGCGAGGTGACCGCGGCCGTCCGCGAGGTCTGGCCCGACGACAAACCGGTGTTCGTCCGCATCTCGGGGACCGACTGGCTCCCCGACCGCGAGTCGTGGGACATAGAGCAGTCGATCCGGCTCGCGGGCGACCTCGCCGACCTCGGCGTCGACCTGATCGACGTCAGTTCCGGCGGGATCCACCCCGACCAGCGGGCGCCGACCGGGCCGAACTACCAGGTGCCGCTGGCGGAGGCGGTCCGCGAGCGCGTCGGCGACGAGGTCGCCGTCGGCGCGGTCGGCGGCGTCACCGAGCCCGAGCAGGCCGACGCGCTCGTGCGCAACGGCCGGGCCGACCTCGTCCTCGTGGGCCGGGAGTTCCTCCGGGACCCGTACTTCCCGCTGCGGGCGGCAGACCGACTCGATTCCGAGGACCCCGAGTGGCCGGTCCAGTACCGGCGGGCCGTCCGCTGA
- a CDS encoding Lrp/AsnC family transcriptional regulator encodes MSQREVLELLRENARYAAADVARMTDLDESEVEAAIEDLEAAGVVRGYQAVVDWDRLPDERVRAEVELNVTLDRETSYDDIAERLARFPQVKALRLVSGDYDFDMEVEGDSIREVSRFISEKVAPVPEITQTVTHYVMTSYKENGIELGDGDDDDRLSYTP; translated from the coding sequence ATGAGCCAGCGCGAGGTGCTCGAGTTGCTCCGGGAGAACGCGCGATACGCCGCGGCGGACGTCGCGCGAATGACCGATCTCGACGAGTCCGAGGTCGAAGCAGCGATCGAGGACCTCGAAGCCGCGGGGGTCGTCCGGGGTTATCAGGCGGTCGTCGACTGGGACCGCCTCCCCGACGAGCGCGTGCGCGCGGAGGTCGAACTCAACGTTACCCTCGACCGCGAGACGAGCTACGACGACATCGCCGAGCGCCTCGCGCGGTTCCCGCAGGTGAAGGCGTTGCGGCTGGTCAGCGGCGACTACGACTTCGACATGGAGGTCGAGGGCGACTCGATCCGCGAGGTGTCGCGGTTCATCAGCGAGAAGGTCGCGCCCGTCCCCGAGATCACCCAGACGGTCACCCACTACGTGATGACCTCCTACAAGGAGAACGGGATCGAACTCGGCGACGGCGACGACGACGACCGGCTCTCGTACACGCCATGA
- a CDS encoding dCTP deaminase: MSAETEPDLTDVVDNLVYEPVQVHDRGVDLTVGAIYEVAAPGRIDFGGDELEDADLEPIPTEPRNPDDEYEWWNLDGGRYVFQHNEFLTEPDEPLVLQPSNELLARGGSHPTVRVGSHLPLLALSVADGGLRIKENARISTLLPADR, from the coding sequence ATGTCCGCCGAGACAGAGCCCGACCTCACCGACGTCGTCGACAACCTGGTGTACGAACCCGTACAGGTACACGACCGCGGGGTCGACCTCACGGTGGGTGCGATCTACGAGGTCGCCGCCCCCGGCCGGATCGACTTCGGCGGCGACGAACTCGAGGACGCCGACCTCGAACCGATCCCGACCGAGCCCCGGAACCCGGACGACGAGTACGAGTGGTGGAACCTCGACGGCGGCCGCTACGTGTTCCAGCACAACGAGTTCCTGACGGAGCCTGACGAGCCGCTGGTGCTCCAGCCGTCGAACGAACTGCTCGCCCGCGGCGGCTCGCACCCGACGGTGCGCGTGGGCTCGCACCTGCCGCTGCTGGCGCTGTCGGTCGCCGACGGCGGCCTCCGGATCAAGGAGAACGCGCGCATCTCGACGCTGCTGCCGGCCGACCGCTGA
- a CDS encoding NAD(P)/FAD-dependent oxidoreductase, with the protein MDVAIVGGGIVGCASAYELARRGADVVVCEKGSIGGGSTERAAGGIRAQFSTPVNVDLSLASVRVWESFEERFGAEIDYRPNGYLFLAREAETAAAFEANVAMQNERGAPSELLDPEAARERCPGLRADRFVAATYCPLDGFADPHSALQAYARAATAEGAEIRTKTAVTDVPTDSTGRVVGVETDDGRIDADYVVNAAGPWARRVGELAGVSLPIAPKRRQIAVVDPEEPVPETDPLAIDLDTGSYFRPERGGEALVGGHFADADPDRDPDAYDGSIDFDWAADAVEAAADWTTYFGPDARIKRGWAGLYAVTPDHHAILEETVPGLVTAAGFSGHGFQHAPATGKLVAELALDGEASLVDASRLSSARFEAGEKRTERNVV; encoded by the coding sequence ATGGACGTGGCGATCGTCGGCGGCGGCATCGTCGGCTGTGCGAGCGCCTACGAACTGGCGCGCCGCGGCGCGGACGTCGTCGTCTGCGAGAAGGGATCGATCGGCGGCGGCAGCACCGAGCGCGCCGCGGGCGGCATCCGCGCGCAGTTCTCGACGCCGGTCAACGTCGACCTCTCGCTCGCGAGCGTGCGCGTCTGGGAGTCCTTCGAGGAGCGCTTCGGCGCCGAGATCGACTACCGGCCCAACGGCTACCTCTTTCTCGCCCGCGAGGCGGAGACCGCGGCCGCGTTCGAGGCGAACGTGGCGATGCAGAACGAGCGGGGCGCGCCGAGCGAACTGCTCGACCCGGAGGCGGCGCGCGAGCGCTGTCCCGGCCTCCGGGCCGACCGGTTCGTCGCGGCGACGTACTGCCCCCTCGACGGCTTCGCCGACCCCCACTCGGCGCTGCAGGCGTACGCCCGGGCCGCCACGGCGGAGGGCGCCGAGATCCGGACGAAGACCGCCGTGACGGACGTCCCGACCGACTCGACGGGCCGCGTCGTCGGCGTCGAGACCGACGACGGCCGGATCGACGCCGACTACGTCGTGAACGCCGCGGGGCCGTGGGCCCGTCGGGTGGGCGAACTGGCGGGCGTCTCGCTCCCGATCGCGCCCAAACGGCGCCAGATCGCCGTCGTCGACCCCGAGGAGCCGGTGCCGGAGACGGACCCGCTGGCGATCGACCTCGACACGGGGTCGTACTTCCGGCCCGAGCGCGGGGGCGAGGCGCTGGTCGGCGGGCACTTCGCGGACGCGGACCCGGACCGCGACCCCGACGCCTACGACGGATCGATCGACTTCGACTGGGCCGCCGACGCCGTCGAGGCGGCGGCCGACTGGACGACCTACTTCGGGCCGGACGCGCGGATCAAGCGCGGCTGGGCGGGGCTGTACGCCGTCACGCCCGACCACCACGCGATCCTCGAGGAGACCGTTCCGGGCCTCGTCACCGCCGCGGGCTTCTCGGGCCACGGCTTCCAGCACGCCCCCGCGACCGGGAAACTCGTCGCGGAACTCGCCCTCGACGGCGAGGCGTCGCTCGTCGACGCCTCGCGGCTCTCGAGTGCCCGGTTCGAGGCCGGCGAGAAGCGAACCGAGCGGAACGTCGTCTAG